One Diospyros lotus cultivar Yz01 chromosome 1, ASM1463336v1, whole genome shotgun sequence genomic window carries:
- the LOC127789744 gene encoding uncharacterized protein LOC127789744 isoform X5 — translation MYADSELMFPYFETFSLQEQDLEESCCSNSSNVSVGNLVQTSTISEYDLGAEGDLFKAPEPIIEEPVVGFDPISASITIISCGEDGISPQTLEFADIDSIQTEQLLSEVFYECKKDLLAKDAIDTPLSELLDFKIPVVGTDEHQIAEDKFIPEGSFQKSVSSGCLTSMEWINGAPMRPNFLDFPGMDLNAVYGIRRAFSEGDIKTLGNHNVNLIQSSVGLPQFVSNCNAEDRRQKLSRYRNKKTKRNFGRKIKYACRKALADSQPRIRGRFAKTE, via the exons ATGTATGCAGACAGTGAGCTAATGTTCCCTTACTTCGAGACCTTCTCTCTTCAAGAACAGGACCTCGAGGAGTCCTGTTGCTCCAACAGTTCCAATGTTTCTGTG GGAAACTTGGTTCAGACCTCCACAATATCAGAGTATGACTTGGGGGCAGAAGGGGATTTATTCAAAGCTCCAGAACCTATTATTGAAGAACCAGTTGTGGGTTTTGATCCCATTTCTGCTTCGATTACAATAATCTCTTGTGGGGAAGATGGCATATCCCCTCAAACGCTCGAGTTTGCAGACATTGACTCAATTCAAACCGAGCAACTATTAAGTGAGGTTTTCTATGAATGCAAGAAGGATCTGTTGGCCAAAGATGCTATTGACACCCCACTCTCTGAGTTATTGGACTTCAAGATTCCTGTTGTAGGGACAGATGAACACCAGATTGCAGAGGACAAATTCATCCCTGAAGGGTCATTCCAGAAAAGCGTTAGCTCAGGATGTTTAACCTCAATGGAATGGATAAACGGGGCTCCGATGAGGCCAAACTTTCTGGATTTTCCTGGAATGGACCTTAATGCTGTTTATGGGATTCGAAGGGCCTTCAGTGAAGGTGACATAAAG ACTCTTGGTAATCACAATGTTAACCTCATCCAATCTTCCGTTGGGCTGCCACAGTTTGTAAGCAACTGTAATGCTGAAGACCGCAGACAAAAGCTTTCCAGATACAGGAACAAGAAGACAAAGAGGAATTTTGGCAGGAAAATCAag TATGCTTGCAGGAAGGCTCTGGCTGATAGTCAGCCAAGGATTCGGGGAAGGTTTGCAAAGACAGAATAA
- the LOC127789744 gene encoding uncharacterized protein LOC127789744 isoform X3, protein MYADSELMFPYFETFSLQEQDLEESCCSNSSNVSVVRTLSLPLCGNLVQTSTISEYDLGAEGDLFKAPEPIIEEPVVGFDPISASITIISCGEDGISPQTLEFADIDSIQTEQLLSEVFYECKKDLLAKDAIDTPLSELLDFKIPVVGTDEHQIAEDKFIPEGSFQKSVSSGCLTSMEWINGAPMRPNFLDFPGMDLNAVYGIRRAFSEGDIKFVSNCNAEDRRQKLSRYRNKKTKRNFGRKIKGRLPVHLYFIMTASFWDFASSIKYACRKALADSQPRIRGRFAKTE, encoded by the exons ATGTATGCAGACAGTGAGCTAATGTTCCCTTACTTCGAGACCTTCTCTCTTCAAGAACAGGACCTCGAGGAGTCCTGTTGCTCCAACAGTTCCAATGTTTCTGTGGTcagaactctctctctccctctctgt GGAAACTTGGTTCAGACCTCCACAATATCAGAGTATGACTTGGGGGCAGAAGGGGATTTATTCAAAGCTCCAGAACCTATTATTGAAGAACCAGTTGTGGGTTTTGATCCCATTTCTGCTTCGATTACAATAATCTCTTGTGGGGAAGATGGCATATCCCCTCAAACGCTCGAGTTTGCAGACATTGACTCAATTCAAACCGAGCAACTATTAAGTGAGGTTTTCTATGAATGCAAGAAGGATCTGTTGGCCAAAGATGCTATTGACACCCCACTCTCTGAGTTATTGGACTTCAAGATTCCTGTTGTAGGGACAGATGAACACCAGATTGCAGAGGACAAATTCATCCCTGAAGGGTCATTCCAGAAAAGCGTTAGCTCAGGATGTTTAACCTCAATGGAATGGATAAACGGGGCTCCGATGAGGCCAAACTTTCTGGATTTTCCTGGAATGGACCTTAATGCTGTTTATGGGATTCGAAGGGCCTTCAGTGAAGGTGACATAAAG TTTGTAAGCAACTGTAATGCTGAAGACCGCAGACAAAAGCTTTCCAGATACAGGAACAAGAAGACAAAGAGGAATTTTGGCAGGAAAATCAag GGGAGGTTGCCAGTGCATCTTTATTTTATCATGACAGCATCCTTTTGGGACTTTGCTAGCAGCATCAAG TATGCTTGCAGGAAGGCTCTGGCTGATAGTCAGCCAAGGATTCGGGGAAGGTTTGCAAAGACAGAATAA
- the LOC127789744 gene encoding uncharacterized protein LOC127789744 isoform X1: protein MYADSELMFPYFETFSLQEQDLEESCCSNSSNVSVVRTLSLPLCGNLVQTSTISEYDLGAEGDLFKAPEPIIEEPVVGFDPISASITIISCGEDGISPQTLEFADIDSIQTEQLLSEVFYECKKDLLAKDAIDTPLSELLDFKIPVVGTDEHQIAEDKFIPEGSFQKSVSSGCLTSMEWINGAPMRPNFLDFPGMDLNAVYGIRRAFSEGDIKTLGNHNVNLIQSSVGLPQFVSNCNAEDRRQKLSRYRNKKTKRNFGRKIKGRLPVHLYFIMTASFWDFASSIKYACRKALADSQPRIRGRFAKTE from the exons ATGTATGCAGACAGTGAGCTAATGTTCCCTTACTTCGAGACCTTCTCTCTTCAAGAACAGGACCTCGAGGAGTCCTGTTGCTCCAACAGTTCCAATGTTTCTGTGGTcagaactctctctctccctctctgt GGAAACTTGGTTCAGACCTCCACAATATCAGAGTATGACTTGGGGGCAGAAGGGGATTTATTCAAAGCTCCAGAACCTATTATTGAAGAACCAGTTGTGGGTTTTGATCCCATTTCTGCTTCGATTACAATAATCTCTTGTGGGGAAGATGGCATATCCCCTCAAACGCTCGAGTTTGCAGACATTGACTCAATTCAAACCGAGCAACTATTAAGTGAGGTTTTCTATGAATGCAAGAAGGATCTGTTGGCCAAAGATGCTATTGACACCCCACTCTCTGAGTTATTGGACTTCAAGATTCCTGTTGTAGGGACAGATGAACACCAGATTGCAGAGGACAAATTCATCCCTGAAGGGTCATTCCAGAAAAGCGTTAGCTCAGGATGTTTAACCTCAATGGAATGGATAAACGGGGCTCCGATGAGGCCAAACTTTCTGGATTTTCCTGGAATGGACCTTAATGCTGTTTATGGGATTCGAAGGGCCTTCAGTGAAGGTGACATAAAG ACTCTTGGTAATCACAATGTTAACCTCATCCAATCTTCCGTTGGGCTGCCACAGTTTGTAAGCAACTGTAATGCTGAAGACCGCAGACAAAAGCTTTCCAGATACAGGAACAAGAAGACAAAGAGGAATTTTGGCAGGAAAATCAag GGGAGGTTGCCAGTGCATCTTTATTTTATCATGACAGCATCCTTTTGGGACTTTGCTAGCAGCATCAAG TATGCTTGCAGGAAGGCTCTGGCTGATAGTCAGCCAAGGATTCGGGGAAGGTTTGCAAAGACAGAATAA
- the LOC127789744 gene encoding uncharacterized protein LOC127789744 isoform X4, whose amino-acid sequence MYADSELMFPYFETFSLQEQDLEESCCSNSSNVSVVRTLSLPLCGNLVQTSTISEYDLGAEGDLFKAPEPIIEEPVVGFDPISASITIISCGEDGISPQTLEFADIDSIQTEQLLSEVFYECKKDLLAKDAIDTPLSELLDFKIPVVGTDEHQIAEDKFIPEGSFQKSVSSGCLTSMEWINGAPMRPNFLDFPGMDLNAVYGIRRAFSEGDIKTLGNHNVNLIQSSVGLPQFVSNCNAEDRRQKLSRYRNKKTKRNFGRKIKYACRKALADSQPRIRGRFAKTE is encoded by the exons ATGTATGCAGACAGTGAGCTAATGTTCCCTTACTTCGAGACCTTCTCTCTTCAAGAACAGGACCTCGAGGAGTCCTGTTGCTCCAACAGTTCCAATGTTTCTGTGGTcagaactctctctctccctctctgt GGAAACTTGGTTCAGACCTCCACAATATCAGAGTATGACTTGGGGGCAGAAGGGGATTTATTCAAAGCTCCAGAACCTATTATTGAAGAACCAGTTGTGGGTTTTGATCCCATTTCTGCTTCGATTACAATAATCTCTTGTGGGGAAGATGGCATATCCCCTCAAACGCTCGAGTTTGCAGACATTGACTCAATTCAAACCGAGCAACTATTAAGTGAGGTTTTCTATGAATGCAAGAAGGATCTGTTGGCCAAAGATGCTATTGACACCCCACTCTCTGAGTTATTGGACTTCAAGATTCCTGTTGTAGGGACAGATGAACACCAGATTGCAGAGGACAAATTCATCCCTGAAGGGTCATTCCAGAAAAGCGTTAGCTCAGGATGTTTAACCTCAATGGAATGGATAAACGGGGCTCCGATGAGGCCAAACTTTCTGGATTTTCCTGGAATGGACCTTAATGCTGTTTATGGGATTCGAAGGGCCTTCAGTGAAGGTGACATAAAG ACTCTTGGTAATCACAATGTTAACCTCATCCAATCTTCCGTTGGGCTGCCACAGTTTGTAAGCAACTGTAATGCTGAAGACCGCAGACAAAAGCTTTCCAGATACAGGAACAAGAAGACAAAGAGGAATTTTGGCAGGAAAATCAag TATGCTTGCAGGAAGGCTCTGGCTGATAGTCAGCCAAGGATTCGGGGAAGGTTTGCAAAGACAGAATAA
- the LOC127789744 gene encoding zinc finger protein HD1 isoform X6: MYADSELMFPYFETFSLQEQDLEESCCSNSSNVSVVRTLSLPLCGNLVQTSTISEYDLGAEGDLFKAPEPIIEEPVVGFDPISASITIISCGEDGISPQTLEFADIDSIQTEQLLSEVFYECKKDLLAKDAIDTPLSELLDFKIPVVGTDEHQIAEDKFIPEGSFQKSVSSGCLTSMEWINGAPMRPNFLDFPGMDLNAVYGIRRAFSEGDIKFVSNCNAEDRRQKLSRYRNKKTKRNFGRKIKYACRKALADSQPRIRGRFAKTE, encoded by the exons ATGTATGCAGACAGTGAGCTAATGTTCCCTTACTTCGAGACCTTCTCTCTTCAAGAACAGGACCTCGAGGAGTCCTGTTGCTCCAACAGTTCCAATGTTTCTGTGGTcagaactctctctctccctctctgt GGAAACTTGGTTCAGACCTCCACAATATCAGAGTATGACTTGGGGGCAGAAGGGGATTTATTCAAAGCTCCAGAACCTATTATTGAAGAACCAGTTGTGGGTTTTGATCCCATTTCTGCTTCGATTACAATAATCTCTTGTGGGGAAGATGGCATATCCCCTCAAACGCTCGAGTTTGCAGACATTGACTCAATTCAAACCGAGCAACTATTAAGTGAGGTTTTCTATGAATGCAAGAAGGATCTGTTGGCCAAAGATGCTATTGACACCCCACTCTCTGAGTTATTGGACTTCAAGATTCCTGTTGTAGGGACAGATGAACACCAGATTGCAGAGGACAAATTCATCCCTGAAGGGTCATTCCAGAAAAGCGTTAGCTCAGGATGTTTAACCTCAATGGAATGGATAAACGGGGCTCCGATGAGGCCAAACTTTCTGGATTTTCCTGGAATGGACCTTAATGCTGTTTATGGGATTCGAAGGGCCTTCAGTGAAGGTGACATAAAG TTTGTAAGCAACTGTAATGCTGAAGACCGCAGACAAAAGCTTTCCAGATACAGGAACAAGAAGACAAAGAGGAATTTTGGCAGGAAAATCAag TATGCTTGCAGGAAGGCTCTGGCTGATAGTCAGCCAAGGATTCGGGGAAGGTTTGCAAAGACAGAATAA
- the LOC127789744 gene encoding uncharacterized protein LOC127789744 isoform X2, which produces MYADSELMFPYFETFSLQEQDLEESCCSNSSNVSVGNLVQTSTISEYDLGAEGDLFKAPEPIIEEPVVGFDPISASITIISCGEDGISPQTLEFADIDSIQTEQLLSEVFYECKKDLLAKDAIDTPLSELLDFKIPVVGTDEHQIAEDKFIPEGSFQKSVSSGCLTSMEWINGAPMRPNFLDFPGMDLNAVYGIRRAFSEGDIKTLGNHNVNLIQSSVGLPQFVSNCNAEDRRQKLSRYRNKKTKRNFGRKIKGRLPVHLYFIMTASFWDFASSIKYACRKALADSQPRIRGRFAKTE; this is translated from the exons ATGTATGCAGACAGTGAGCTAATGTTCCCTTACTTCGAGACCTTCTCTCTTCAAGAACAGGACCTCGAGGAGTCCTGTTGCTCCAACAGTTCCAATGTTTCTGTG GGAAACTTGGTTCAGACCTCCACAATATCAGAGTATGACTTGGGGGCAGAAGGGGATTTATTCAAAGCTCCAGAACCTATTATTGAAGAACCAGTTGTGGGTTTTGATCCCATTTCTGCTTCGATTACAATAATCTCTTGTGGGGAAGATGGCATATCCCCTCAAACGCTCGAGTTTGCAGACATTGACTCAATTCAAACCGAGCAACTATTAAGTGAGGTTTTCTATGAATGCAAGAAGGATCTGTTGGCCAAAGATGCTATTGACACCCCACTCTCTGAGTTATTGGACTTCAAGATTCCTGTTGTAGGGACAGATGAACACCAGATTGCAGAGGACAAATTCATCCCTGAAGGGTCATTCCAGAAAAGCGTTAGCTCAGGATGTTTAACCTCAATGGAATGGATAAACGGGGCTCCGATGAGGCCAAACTTTCTGGATTTTCCTGGAATGGACCTTAATGCTGTTTATGGGATTCGAAGGGCCTTCAGTGAAGGTGACATAAAG ACTCTTGGTAATCACAATGTTAACCTCATCCAATCTTCCGTTGGGCTGCCACAGTTTGTAAGCAACTGTAATGCTGAAGACCGCAGACAAAAGCTTTCCAGATACAGGAACAAGAAGACAAAGAGGAATTTTGGCAGGAAAATCAag GGGAGGTTGCCAGTGCATCTTTATTTTATCATGACAGCATCCTTTTGGGACTTTGCTAGCAGCATCAAG TATGCTTGCAGGAAGGCTCTGGCTGATAGTCAGCCAAGGATTCGGGGAAGGTTTGCAAAGACAGAATAA